From a region of the Georgenia yuyongxinii genome:
- a CDS encoding NADP-dependent oxidoreductase, with product MSRVLVFREYGGPETQELVERDVPEPGAGEVRVAVRAAGVNPADWKRRSGRFGTKIALPAPMGLELAGVVESVGADVAGLEVGDAVLGVPARGWGALAEHTIARAEDLVPKPAAVSFVDAAALPVAGATAYDVVHQVPLGPGATLLVTGAGGGVGVIAVQLAVAVLGLRVIGTGSEAKRALLEELGAVFVASGPGVADRLVAAAPDGVDAVVDLVGGEALREAARLAREPAAVVSTADPAGARELGGAGVVRHPTRESLGALLGHVVAGHVRPRVSGVFPLERVAEAVAAVETGHATGKVVVEIG from the coding sequence GTGTCCCGCGTCCTCGTGTTTCGTGAGTACGGCGGTCCCGAGACCCAGGAGCTGGTCGAACGGGACGTGCCCGAGCCCGGTGCGGGGGAGGTCCGTGTCGCCGTTCGCGCCGCAGGCGTCAACCCGGCGGACTGGAAGCGGCGGTCGGGCCGGTTCGGCACGAAGATCGCATTGCCGGCCCCGATGGGTCTCGAGCTCGCCGGGGTGGTGGAGTCCGTGGGCGCCGACGTGGCGGGCCTGGAGGTCGGCGACGCGGTGCTCGGGGTGCCCGCGCGCGGCTGGGGCGCGCTCGCCGAGCACACCATCGCCCGCGCGGAGGACCTGGTGCCCAAGCCGGCCGCCGTCTCGTTCGTCGATGCGGCGGCCCTGCCCGTCGCCGGGGCCACCGCCTACGACGTCGTCCATCAGGTGCCGCTGGGCCCCGGCGCCACCCTGCTCGTCACCGGCGCCGGTGGTGGTGTGGGGGTCATCGCGGTGCAGCTCGCCGTCGCCGTGCTCGGCCTGCGGGTGATCGGCACCGGCAGCGAGGCTAAACGGGCGCTGCTCGAGGAGCTGGGTGCCGTCTTCGTGGCGTCGGGCCCAGGTGTGGCCGACCGGCTGGTCGCGGCGGCGCCCGACGGCGTCGACGCCGTGGTGGACCTCGTCGGTGGCGAGGCGCTGCGCGAGGCCGCCCGGCTCGCGCGGGAGCCGGCCGCCGTCGTCAGCACCGCGGACCCGGCCGGCGCCCGTGAGCTGGGTGGTGCGGGTGTGGTGCGCCACCCGACGCGGGAGTCTCTCGGGGCGCTGCTCGGGCACGTGGTCGCCGGTCACGTGCGTCCCCGGGTGAGCGGGGTGTTCCCCTTGGAACGTGTCGCCGAGGCGGTGGCCGCCGTCGAGACCGGGCACGCCACCGGAAAGGTGGTCGTCGAGATCGGGTGA
- a CDS encoding methylenetetrahydrofolate reductase, with protein MTTATHPTVSFELFPPRKPELYEAVWQRVLRMAEAGPDFFSVTYGASGSSREASGELVRRLLAETSVPPIAHLTCVGADREQLAARVRGLLRAGVRDFLALRGDPPDGQTTWAPPSGGLARSSDLVALIREVEADELGYGPAARAGAVARSGPAARAGAAGEPPSVVAQDLGVVPADVVSVAVAAYPSGTSHTREEELVALREKQDAGADFAITQVFYNAEAYASLVADARDAGVHIPILPGILPLTDPRRLHRLEALSGVPVPADLDALLGCDDDAERQRRGIDATIALIDGVLEAGAPGLHLYTFNQDRPALDVLEHLRAGGLRNPALLTPPAVQRQSAAG; from the coding sequence GTGACCACCGCGACGCACCCAACGGTCTCCTTCGAGCTGTTCCCGCCACGAAAGCCCGAGCTCTACGAGGCGGTCTGGCAGCGGGTGCTGCGCATGGCGGAGGCGGGACCGGACTTCTTCTCGGTCACCTACGGGGCCTCCGGATCGTCGCGGGAGGCGTCGGGGGAGCTGGTTCGCCGGCTGCTGGCCGAGACCAGCGTGCCGCCGATCGCCCACCTGACCTGCGTGGGGGCGGACCGTGAGCAGCTGGCCGCCCGGGTGCGTGGCCTCCTGCGAGCCGGGGTCCGGGACTTCCTCGCCCTGCGCGGCGACCCGCCGGACGGGCAGACCACCTGGGCGCCGCCGTCGGGCGGGCTCGCCCGCTCCAGCGACCTCGTCGCCCTGATCCGGGAGGTCGAGGCCGATGAGCTGGGGTACGGGCCGGCGGCCAGGGCCGGCGCGGTGGCCAGGTCCGGCCCGGCGGCCAGGGCCGGCGCGGCGGGTGAGCCGCCGAGCGTGGTCGCGCAGGACCTCGGGGTGGTGCCGGCCGACGTGGTCTCGGTCGCCGTGGCCGCGTACCCGTCGGGCACCTCCCACACCCGTGAGGAGGAGCTGGTCGCGCTGCGCGAGAAGCAGGACGCCGGCGCGGACTTCGCCATCACGCAGGTGTTCTACAACGCCGAGGCCTACGCGTCGCTGGTGGCCGACGCCCGCGACGCCGGGGTCCACATTCCCATCCTGCCCGGCATCCTGCCGCTCACCGACCCCCGGCGCCTGCACCGTCTGGAGGCGCTCAGCGGCGTGCCGGTGCCGGCCGACCTGGACGCGCTGCTGGGGTGCGACGACGACGCCGAGCGCCAGCGCCGGGGCATCGACGCGACCATCGCCCTCATCGACGGGGTCCTGGAGGCCGGCGCCCCGGGCCTGCACCTGTACACGTTCAACCAGGACCGTCCCGCCCTGGACGTGCTCGAGCACCTGCGCGCCGGCGGTCTGCGCAACCCCGCACTGCTCACCCCGCCGGCCGTCCAGCGCCAGAGCGCCGCCGGGTAG